The following are encoded together in the Streptomyces tsukubensis genome:
- the glyA gene encoding serine hydroxymethyltransferase, with translation MAESNAAGASPKSLLNTSLHELDPDVAAAVDAELERQQSTLEMIASENFAPVAVMEAQGSVLTNKYAEGYPGRRYYGGCEHVDVVEQIAIDRVKALFGAEHANVQPHSGAQANAAAMFALLKPGDTIMGLNLAHGGHLTHGMKINFSGKLYDVVAYHVDEKTGQVDMDEVERLAKESQPKLIVAGWSAYPRQLDFAAFRRIADEVGAYLMVDMAHFAGLVAAGLHPSPVPHAHVVTTTTHKTLGGPRGGVILSTAELAKKINSAVFPGQQGGPLEHVIAAKAVSFKVAASDEFKERQRRTVDGARLLAERLGQEDVTEQGVSVLSGGTDVHLVLVDLRHSQLDGQQAEDRLHEVGITVNRNAVPNDPRPPMVTSGLRIGTPALATRGFDAEDFAEVADVIAEALKPSYDAQALKARVTALTEKHPLYAGLTK, from the coding sequence ATGGCTGAATCCAACGCCGCAGGCGCTTCGCCGAAGTCGCTTCTCAACACCTCGCTCCACGAGCTGGACCCGGATGTCGCCGCCGCCGTCGACGCCGAGCTGGAGCGCCAGCAGTCGACCCTCGAAATGATCGCGTCGGAGAACTTCGCTCCGGTCGCCGTCATGGAGGCACAGGGCTCGGTGCTGACCAACAAGTACGCCGAGGGCTACCCCGGCCGCCGTTACTACGGTGGCTGCGAGCACGTCGACGTGGTCGAGCAGATCGCCATCGACCGCGTGAAGGCGCTGTTCGGTGCCGAGCACGCCAACGTACAGCCGCACTCGGGCGCGCAGGCCAACGCGGCGGCGATGTTCGCGCTGCTCAAGCCGGGCGACACGATCATGGGTCTCAACCTGGCGCACGGCGGGCACCTGACCCACGGCATGAAGATCAACTTCTCCGGCAAGCTCTACGACGTGGTCGCCTACCACGTCGACGAGAAGACCGGTCAGGTCGACATGGACGAGGTCGAGCGTCTGGCCAAGGAGTCGCAGCCCAAGCTGATCGTGGCCGGCTGGTCCGCCTACCCCAGGCAGCTCGACTTCGCGGCCTTCCGGCGGATCGCCGACGAGGTCGGCGCGTACCTGATGGTCGACATGGCGCACTTCGCCGGTCTGGTGGCGGCGGGGCTGCACCCCTCCCCCGTACCGCACGCGCATGTCGTCACGACGACGACGCACAAGACGCTGGGCGGCCCGCGCGGTGGCGTGATCCTCTCCACCGCCGAGCTGGCCAAGAAGATCAACTCGGCGGTCTTCCCCGGCCAGCAGGGCGGCCCGCTGGAGCACGTCATCGCGGCCAAGGCGGTCTCCTTCAAGGTCGCGGCCTCCGACGAGTTCAAGGAGCGTCAGCGGCGTACCGTGGACGGCGCCCGGCTCCTGGCCGAGCGGCTCGGCCAGGAGGACGTGACGGAGCAGGGCGTCTCCGTCCTCTCCGGCGGCACCGACGTCCACCTGGTCCTGGTGGACCTGCGCCACTCCCAGCTCGACGGCCAGCAGGCCGAGGACCGGCTGCACGAGGTCGGCATCACGGTCAACCGCAACGCCGTCCCGAACGACCCGCGCCCGCCGATGGTCACCTCGGGGCTCAGGATCGGCACGCCCGCGCTCGCCACCCGCGGTTTCGACGCGGAGGACTTCGCCGAGGTCGCCGATGTCATCGCCGAGGCCCTGAAGCCGTCGTACGACGCCCAGGCTCTGAAGGCCAGGGTGACGGCGCTCACCGAGAAGCACCCGCTCTACGCGGGCCTCACGAAGTAA
- the gcvH gene encoding glycine cleavage system protein GcvH, which translates to MSNPQHLRYSKEHEWLSNAEDGVSTVGITEYAASALGDVVYAQLPEVGSTVTAGETCGELESTKSVSDLYAPVTGEITETNEDVVNDPSLVNSAPFEGGWLFKVRVSEEPDDLLSADEYTEFSGN; encoded by the coding sequence ATGAGCAACCCCCAGCATCTGCGCTACAGCAAGGAGCACGAGTGGCTGTCGAACGCCGAGGACGGCGTCTCGACGGTCGGCATCACGGAGTACGCGGCGAGCGCGCTCGGTGACGTCGTCTACGCCCAGCTCCCGGAGGTCGGCTCCACCGTGACCGCGGGCGAGACCTGCGGCGAGCTGGAGTCCACCAAGTCGGTCAGCGACCTGTACGCGCCGGTCACCGGTGAGATCACCGAGACGAACGAAGACGTCGTCAACGATCCCTCGCTGGTGAATTCCGCTCCCTTCGAGGGCGGCTGGCTGTTCAAGGTGCGCGTCTCGGAGGAGCCGGACGATCTGCTCTCCGCGGACGAGTACACCGAGTTCTCCGGCAACTGA